The Mycolicibacterium doricum genome includes a region encoding these proteins:
- a CDS encoding magnesium transporter CorA family protein has translation MSDVQGRVWRNGEPQDDFEFSKISDYLAETGTLLWTDVYASDHAILKDLAHELGLNEWAVEDAVAESERTKVTVYSTHTFFTVYSVDTHEAQSDTDSALAIHRISGFVLPQGLITVRLSPDFDIDAVSERFDELGGQEFGVGALVHGLLDTVVDGHFSAVQYLDDAIEEIEDALFSDSMPRGGLQRMTFQLRKDLVHLRRVVLPMREVVNSIQHRRLDARMSAELDPRYADLYDHVLRASEWTESLRDMITTVFETNLSLQDARLNMVMKKLTGWAAIIAVPTAITGFYGQNVIYPGIETVTGFVTSSVLIVLLVAILYVTFKRRDWL, from the coding sequence GTGAGTGACGTCCAGGGGCGGGTGTGGCGGAACGGTGAGCCGCAGGACGATTTCGAGTTCTCGAAGATCTCCGACTACCTCGCCGAAACGGGCACTCTTCTATGGACCGACGTGTACGCCTCCGACCACGCCATCCTCAAGGACCTCGCCCACGAACTGGGCCTCAACGAGTGGGCCGTCGAGGATGCCGTCGCCGAATCGGAGCGCACCAAGGTCACCGTGTATTCGACGCACACCTTCTTCACCGTCTACAGCGTCGACACCCACGAGGCGCAGAGCGACACCGACTCTGCGTTGGCGATCCACCGCATCTCCGGGTTCGTGCTGCCGCAGGGGCTGATCACGGTGCGGTTGTCGCCGGACTTCGACATCGACGCGGTGTCGGAGCGGTTCGACGAACTGGGCGGACAGGAGTTCGGCGTCGGCGCGCTCGTGCACGGCCTGCTCGACACGGTGGTCGACGGCCACTTCAGCGCGGTGCAGTATCTCGACGACGCCATCGAGGAGATCGAGGACGCGTTGTTCTCCGACTCGATGCCGCGGGGTGGGCTGCAGCGCATGACGTTCCAGTTGCGCAAAGATCTCGTGCACCTGCGGCGGGTGGTGCTGCCGATGCGTGAGGTGGTCAACTCGATCCAGCACCGGCGCCTGGACGCGAGGATGTCAGCCGAACTCGACCCGCGGTATGCCGACCTCTACGACCACGTGCTGCGCGCGTCGGAGTGGACCGAGTCGCTGCGCGACATGATCACCACAGTCTTCGAGACGAACCTGTCGCTGCAGGATGCGCGGCTCAACATGGTGATGAAGAAACTGACCGGCTGGGCGGCGATCATCGCCGTGCCGACCGCGATCACCGGCTTCTACGGGCAGAACGTCATCTATCCGGGCATCGAGACGGTGACCGGATTCGTCACGAGTTCGGTGCTCATCGTCCTGCTCGTCGCGATCCTCTACGTCACGTTCAAACGCCGCGACTGGCTCTAG
- a CDS encoding MBL fold metallo-hydrolase, with translation MPNSERLYFRQLLAGRDFAAGDMIATQMRNFAYLIGDRETGDCVVVDPAYAAGDLVDALEADGLHLSGVLATHHHPDHVGGSMMGFQLKGLAELLERVSVPVHVNSHEADWVSQVTGIARSDLTAHDHGDIVSVGGIDIELLHTPGHTPGSQCFLLDGRLVAGDTLFLEGCGRTDFPGGNADDMFRSLQALAQLPGDPTVFPGHWYSAEPSDALSNVKRSNYVYRARDLDQWRMLMGG, from the coding sequence GTGCCGAATTCAGAACGTCTCTACTTCCGCCAGCTGCTCGCGGGCCGCGACTTCGCCGCCGGCGACATGATCGCCACACAGATGCGCAACTTCGCCTACCTCATCGGCGACCGGGAGACCGGCGACTGCGTCGTCGTCGATCCGGCCTACGCCGCCGGCGATCTGGTCGACGCGCTGGAGGCCGACGGGCTGCATCTGTCTGGCGTGCTGGCGACCCACCACCACCCCGACCACGTCGGCGGCTCGATGATGGGCTTCCAGCTCAAGGGGCTGGCCGAACTGCTCGAGCGGGTCAGCGTGCCGGTGCACGTGAACAGCCACGAGGCCGACTGGGTTTCCCAGGTCACCGGCATCGCCCGCAGCGACCTGACCGCCCACGACCACGGCGACATCGTCAGCGTCGGCGGCATCGACATCGAACTGCTACACACCCCCGGCCACACGCCGGGCAGCCAGTGCTTCCTGCTCGACGGTCGGCTCGTCGCCGGGGACACGCTGTTCCTCGAGGGCTGCGGCCGCACCGACTTCCCGGGCGGCAACGCCGACGACATGTTCCGCAGCCTGCAAGCGCTGGCCCAGTTGCCGGGCGACCCGACGGTGTTCCCCGGCCACTGGTACTCCGCGGAGCCCAGCGACGCCCTGTCGAACGTCAAGCGGTCGAACTACGTCTACCGCGCCCGCGACCTCGACCAGTGGCGCATGTTGATGGGCGGCTGA
- a CDS encoding globin domain-containing protein: MTVTPQVSAGEGLGPEQGQIITATLPLVGARIDEITTVFYSRMFAARPELLRNLFNRGNQAQGAQQRALAASIATYATHLVDPNLPNPAELISRIGHKHASLGITADQYEIVHEHLFAAIIEVLGADTVTPEVADAWDAVYWMMARTLIGLERGLYAEAGVADGDVYRRARVVARTDDPSGAVLLTVCSTGQPFPTFRPGQYVSVGVTLPDGARQLRQYSLINTPHDGELTFAVRPLGEVSNWVRANVHRGDLLDVTVPFGDLPDPETHHRPLVLVSAGIGITPMVGILEHLAAVAPETTVKVWHADRSAATHPLKDRQQELVAALPDATLDVWYEEADGVAHHGLLDASAAKLPADAEVYLCGGNGFVQAVRAQLQERGVPAGRLHCELFSPNDWLLS; the protein is encoded by the coding sequence ATGACCGTCACCCCGCAGGTTTCCGCCGGCGAAGGACTCGGCCCGGAGCAGGGGCAGATCATCACCGCGACGCTGCCGCTCGTCGGCGCGCGCATCGACGAAATCACGACCGTCTTCTACAGCCGGATGTTCGCCGCCCGCCCCGAGTTGCTGCGCAACCTGTTCAACCGGGGCAACCAGGCCCAGGGCGCTCAGCAGCGGGCCCTGGCGGCGTCCATCGCGACCTACGCGACGCACCTCGTCGACCCGAACCTGCCGAATCCGGCCGAACTGATCTCGCGCATCGGGCACAAGCATGCCTCGCTGGGCATCACCGCCGACCAGTACGAGATCGTGCACGAGCATCTGTTCGCCGCGATCATCGAAGTGTTGGGCGCCGACACCGTGACGCCGGAGGTCGCCGACGCTTGGGACGCCGTCTACTGGATGATGGCGCGCACCCTGATCGGGCTGGAGCGCGGCCTATACGCCGAGGCCGGCGTCGCCGACGGGGACGTCTACCGCCGCGCGCGGGTCGTCGCGCGCACCGACGATCCGTCCGGCGCCGTCCTGCTGACTGTGTGCTCGACGGGCCAGCCGTTCCCCACATTCCGGCCCGGCCAGTACGTCTCGGTGGGGGTTACGCTGCCCGACGGGGCGCGCCAACTGCGCCAGTACAGCCTGATCAACACCCCGCACGACGGCGAGCTGACATTCGCGGTACGCCCGCTCGGGGAGGTGTCGAACTGGGTGCGCGCCAACGTGCACCGCGGGGACCTCCTCGACGTCACCGTGCCCTTCGGCGACCTACCCGACCCCGAGACCCACCACCGGCCGCTGGTTCTGGTGTCCGCGGGTATCGGGATTACCCCGATGGTGGGCATCCTCGAACACCTCGCTGCCGTCGCGCCCGAGACCACCGTGAAGGTGTGGCATGCCGACCGCTCGGCCGCGACGCACCCGCTTAAGGACCGTCAGCAGGAACTGGTCGCCGCACTGCCAGACGCCACGCTCGACGTCTGGTACGAGGAGGCCGACGGGGTGGCCCACCACGGGCTGCTCGACGCGAGTGCGGCGAAGCTGCCCGCCGACGCCGAGGTGTACCTGTGCGGCGGCAACGGCTTCGTGCAGGCGGTCCGGGCTCAGCTGCAGGAGCGCGGCGTACCGGCGGGCCGGCTGCACTGCGAGCTGTTCTCGCCGAACGACTGGCTGCTGTCGTAA
- the rpmG gene encoding 50S ribosomal protein L33: MASSTDVRPKITLACEVCKHRNYITKKNRRNDPDRLELKKFCPNCGVHRAHKESR; this comes from the coding sequence GTGGCCTCCAGTACCGACGTCCGGCCGAAAATCACCTTGGCCTGTGAGGTGTGCAAGCACCGCAACTACATCACGAAGAAGAACCGCCGCAACGACCCCGACCGGCTGGAACTGAAGAAGTTCTGCCCGAACTGCGGTGTGCACCGTGCGCACAAGGAGTCGCGCTGA
- the hadA gene encoding (3R)-hydroxyacyl-ACP dehydratase subunit HadA encodes MSFLDKFVGTHYRHPDHYVVGREKIREYAVAVKNDDAAFFEEKAAAELGYDALLAPLTFISVFGYQAQYAMFEANNIAISDAQIVQVDQALKFVRPIKAGDTLYCDVYIDSIRKAHGTDIITTRNVITNDNGEVVQECYTTLAGRSDEDGKSGFSNGTA; translated from the coding sequence GTGTCTTTCTTGGACAAGTTCGTCGGGACGCATTACCGCCACCCCGACCACTACGTCGTGGGCCGGGAGAAGATCCGCGAGTACGCCGTGGCCGTCAAGAACGACGACGCCGCCTTCTTCGAAGAGAAGGCGGCCGCCGAACTCGGCTACGACGCCCTGCTGGCGCCACTGACATTCATCTCGGTCTTCGGTTACCAGGCCCAGTACGCGATGTTCGAGGCCAACAACATCGCCATCAGCGACGCCCAGATCGTCCAGGTCGATCAAGCGTTGAAGTTCGTCCGCCCGATCAAGGCCGGCGACACGCTGTACTGCGACGTCTACATCGACTCGATTCGCAAGGCGCACGGCACCGACATCATCACCACCAGGAACGTCATCACCAATGACAACGGTGAGGTCGTACAGGAGTGCTACACCACCCTCGCGGGGCGTAGCGACGAAGACGGAAAGAGTGGCTTCAGCAATGGCACTGCGTGA
- the hadB gene encoding (3R)-hydroxyacyl-ACP dehydratase subunit HadB, translating into MALREFDSIKVGDQLPEKVITLTRQDLVNYAGVSGDLNPIHWDDEIAKQVGLDTAIAHGMLTMGLGGGYITSWVGDPAAVKEYNVRFTAVVPVPNDGKGAEIVFSGRVKSADPETKSVTIALAATAGGKKIFGRAVAVATLA; encoded by the coding sequence ATGGCACTGCGTGAGTTCGATTCGATCAAGGTCGGCGATCAGCTCCCGGAGAAGGTGATCACCCTCACCCGCCAGGACCTGGTGAACTACGCCGGCGTCTCCGGTGACCTCAACCCCATCCACTGGGACGACGAGATCGCCAAGCAGGTCGGACTCGACACCGCCATCGCCCACGGCATGCTCACGATGGGACTCGGCGGCGGTTACATCACCTCCTGGGTGGGCGACCCGGCCGCGGTCAAGGAGTACAACGTGCGCTTCACCGCCGTCGTGCCGGTGCCCAACGACGGCAAGGGCGCCGAGATCGTCTTCAGCGGTCGCGTGAAATCGGCTGACCCGGAGACCAAGTCGGTGACCATCGCGCTGGCGGCCACCGCAGGCGGCAAGAAGATCTTCGGCCGGGCCGTCGCGGTCGCGACGCTGGCGTAG
- the hadC gene encoding (3R)-hydroxyacyl-ACP dehydratase subunit HadC, whose translation MALKTDIRGMVWKYPDTFVVGREQIRQYAKSVKATDPATLDEDAAAEMGHEALIAPPTFMSIFAVMIQNHFFQNVDVGLETMQIVQVDQKFLFHRPIVAGDALTGTMHVETVDERFGADIVTTRNVLTDPTGAVVMESFTTLMGHEGDNSISVRWDPQTGQVVRTAAGE comes from the coding sequence ATGGCACTCAAAACCGACATCCGCGGCATGGTCTGGAAGTATCCGGACACCTTCGTGGTGGGCCGCGAGCAGATCCGCCAGTACGCGAAATCGGTGAAGGCCACCGATCCGGCTACCCTCGACGAGGACGCCGCCGCCGAAATGGGTCACGAGGCGCTGATCGCGCCGCCCACCTTCATGTCGATCTTCGCGGTCATGATCCAGAACCACTTCTTCCAGAACGTCGACGTGGGCCTGGAGACCATGCAGATCGTCCAGGTCGACCAGAAGTTCCTCTTCCACCGGCCGATCGTGGCCGGCGACGCGCTGACCGGCACCATGCACGTCGAGACCGTGGACGAGCGGTTCGGCGCCGACATCGTCACCACCCGAAACGTGCTCACCGACCCGACCGGCGCGGTGGTCATGGAGTCGTTCACCACGCTGATGGGTCACGAGGGCGACAACTCGATCTCGGTGAGGTGGGACCCGCAGACGGGTCAGGTCGTGCGCACGGCCGCCGGCGAGTAG
- the secE gene encoding preprotein translocase subunit SecE: MSDERDSAGSAGTGNDAETDGVDDTRGHTAVVTRPLRPTGKRTRRAAADTDTESDATELTESSGTENGSGTGTKKKTAKKEPGRYPNPFLFVVNYIRQVVAELRKVIWPNRKQMVSYTSVVLVFLAFMVTLIAGFDYGMARLVGLVFGD, translated from the coding sequence GTGAGCGACGAGCGCGACAGTGCCGGCTCCGCAGGCACCGGCAACGACGCAGAGACCGACGGCGTCGACGACACCCGCGGTCACACCGCTGTGGTGACCCGGCCGCTGCGCCCCACCGGCAAACGGACCCGGCGCGCGGCCGCCGACACGGACACCGAATCGGATGCCACCGAGCTCACCGAGAGTTCGGGCACCGAGAACGGCTCGGGCACCGGCACCAAGAAAAAGACCGCGAAGAAGGAGCCGGGTCGTTACCCGAACCCGTTCCTGTTCGTCGTCAACTACATCAGGCAGGTCGTCGCCGAGCTGCGCAAGGTCATCTGGCCGAACCGCAAGCAGATGGTCAGCTACACCAGCGTGGTGCTCGTCTTCCTCGCGTTCATGGTGACGCTGATCGCCGGGTTCGACTATGGCATGGCCCGACTGGTCGGACTGGTGTTCGGCGATTAG
- the nusG gene encoding transcription termination/antitermination protein NusG produces MTSFEGDTPSAEGVDLVDTDETDMTTDTANTDPANEDADVAGGEVSEEAATDDVPAETAAEAPAEDEDPAVALKKELRRQPGDWYVIHSYAGYENKVKANLETRVQNLDVGDYIFQVEVPTEEVTEIKNGQRKQVNRKVLPGYILVRMELNDESWGAVRNTPGVTGFVGATSRPSPLSLDDVVKFLLPPAAAKKPGKAGSTAAGAASSEATLERPEILVDFEVGESVTVMDGPFATLPASISEVNAEQQKLKVLVSIFGRETPVELTFQQVSKI; encoded by the coding sequence GTGACGAGCTTCGAGGGCGATACGCCTTCGGCCGAGGGCGTCGACCTGGTCGATACCGATGAGACCGACATGACGACCGATACTGCGAACACTGACCCCGCGAACGAGGATGCCGACGTCGCGGGCGGCGAGGTGAGTGAAGAGGCGGCCACCGACGACGTGCCCGCAGAGACCGCCGCGGAAGCCCCGGCGGAAGACGAGGATCCGGCCGTCGCGCTGAAGAAGGAACTGCGCCGGCAGCCCGGCGACTGGTACGTGATCCACTCCTACGCCGGCTACGAGAACAAGGTGAAGGCCAACCTCGAGACCCGCGTGCAGAACCTGGATGTGGGGGATTACATCTTCCAGGTCGAGGTGCCGACCGAAGAGGTCACCGAGATCAAGAACGGCCAGCGCAAGCAGGTCAACCGCAAGGTGCTGCCGGGCTACATCCTGGTCCGGATGGAACTCAACGACGAGTCGTGGGGCGCGGTGCGCAACACCCCGGGTGTCACCGGGTTCGTCGGCGCGACCTCGCGGCCGTCGCCGCTGAGCCTCGACGACGTGGTGAAGTTCCTGCTGCCGCCCGCCGCGGCGAAGAAGCCGGGCAAGGCCGGCTCGACGGCTGCCGGTGCGGCTTCGAGTGAGGCGACGCTGGAGCGTCCGGAGATCCTGGTCGACTTCGAGGTCGGCGAGTCGGTCACCGTCATGGACGGTCCGTTCGCGACGCTGCCGGCCTCGATCAGCGAGGTCAACGCCGAACAGCAGAAGCTCAAGGTGCTGGTGTCGATCTTCGGTCGTGAGACACCCGTCGAGCTGACCTTCCAACAGGTCTCCAAGATCTAA
- the rplK gene encoding 50S ribosomal protein L11, whose product MAPKKKVTGLIKLQIQAGQANPAPPVGPALGQHGVNIMEFCKAYNAATESQRGNVIPVEITVYEDRSFTFALKTPPAAKLLLKAAGVPKGSGEPHKTKVAKVTWDQVREIAETKKADLNANDIDQAAKIIAGTARSMGITVE is encoded by the coding sequence ATGGCCCCGAAGAAGAAGGTCACCGGGCTGATCAAGCTGCAGATCCAGGCCGGGCAGGCCAACCCCGCCCCGCCCGTGGGTCCGGCGCTCGGTCAGCACGGCGTCAACATCATGGAGTTCTGCAAGGCGTACAACGCCGCGACCGAGTCGCAGCGCGGCAACGTGATTCCGGTGGAGATCACCGTCTACGAGGACCGCAGCTTCACCTTTGCGCTCAAGACGCCGCCGGCAGCCAAGCTGCTGCTCAAGGCCGCCGGGGTGCCGAAGGGTTCCGGTGAGCCGCACAAGACCAAGGTCGCCAAGGTGACGTGGGATCAGGTGCGTGAGATCGCCGAGACCAAGAAGGCGGACCTGAACGCCAACGACATCGATCAGGCCGCCAAGATCATCGCCGGCACCGCCCGGTCGATGGGCATCACGGTCGAGTAG
- the rplA gene encoding 50S ribosomal protein L1 has protein sequence MSKNSKAYREAAEKVDKTKLYTPLEAAKLAKETSSKKQDATVEVAIRLGVDPRKADQMVRGTVNLPHGTGKTARVAVFAVGDKAEQAKAAGADIVGSDDLIEQIQGGMLDFDAAIATPDQMAKVGRIARILGPRGLMPNPKTGTVTADVAKAVADIKGGKINFRVDKQANLHLVIGKASFDETKLVENYGAALDEIMRAKPSASKGRYLKKIVVSTTTGPGIPVDPQVTRNFAEA, from the coding sequence ATGAGCAAGAACAGCAAGGCATACCGCGAAGCCGCCGAGAAGGTCGACAAGACCAAGCTCTACACGCCGCTGGAGGCTGCGAAGCTGGCCAAGGAGACGTCGTCGAAGAAGCAGGACGCCACCGTCGAGGTCGCGATCCGGCTGGGTGTGGACCCGCGTAAGGCCGACCAGATGGTGCGCGGCACCGTCAACCTGCCGCACGGCACCGGTAAGACCGCGCGCGTCGCGGTGTTCGCCGTGGGCGACAAGGCCGAGCAGGCGAAGGCGGCCGGCGCCGACATCGTCGGCAGCGACGACCTGATCGAGCAGATCCAGGGCGGCATGCTGGACTTCGACGCGGCGATCGCGACGCCGGACCAGATGGCCAAGGTCGGGCGCATCGCCCGCATCCTCGGCCCGCGTGGCCTGATGCCGAACCCGAAGACCGGCACGGTGACCGCGGATGTCGCCAAGGCCGTGGCCGACATCAAGGGCGGCAAGATCAACTTCCGGGTGGACAAGCAGGCCAACCTGCACCTGGTGATCGGGAAGGCCTCGTTCGACGAGACGAAGCTGGTCGAGAACTACGGCGCCGCGCTGGACGAGATCATGCGGGCCAAGCCCTCGGCGTCGAAGGGCCGTTACCTGAAGAAGATCGTCGTGTCGACGACGACGGGCCCGGGCATCCCCGTCGACCCGCAGGTGACCCGCAACTTCGCGGAGGCGTGA
- a CDS encoding UDP-glucose dehydrogenase family protein, translating into MGRRIAVFGTGYLGATHAACMAQLGHEVLGVDIDEGKLAKLAAGELPFFEPGLPEVLRANVDAGRLRFTTSYEEATEFADVHFIAVGTPQKHGELAADLRYVDGVVESLAPLLTRPAVIFGKSTVPAGTAARLGTRLRELAPAGEQAELAWNPEFLREGFAVEDTLHPDRIVLGVDRDRPGNAEACAREVYAPLLAESIPFMVTDLATAELVKTSANAFLATKISFINAIAEVCEATGADVSVLADAIGYDARIGRRFLNAGIGFGGGCLPKDIRAFIAMAGELGAGQAFALLREVDSINMRRRNKVVELAREASGGSFIGTRVAVLGAAFKPDSDDVRDSPALNIAGQMQLQGAAVSVYDPEAMQNARQLFPTLQYASSIQEACAGADMTMILTEWKQFVAMDPDELGGLVRRRAIIDGRNCLSPQLWRDAGWTYRGIGRP; encoded by the coding sequence ATGGGTCGCCGCATCGCAGTCTTCGGCACCGGTTATCTCGGTGCCACCCATGCCGCTTGCATGGCCCAGCTAGGGCACGAGGTGCTCGGTGTCGATATCGACGAGGGGAAGCTGGCCAAGCTGGCCGCCGGTGAGCTCCCGTTCTTCGAGCCCGGGCTACCGGAGGTCTTGCGGGCGAACGTCGACGCGGGACGGTTGCGGTTCACCACCTCCTACGAGGAGGCCACCGAGTTCGCTGATGTCCATTTCATCGCTGTCGGCACCCCGCAGAAGCACGGCGAGCTCGCTGCTGACCTGCGCTACGTCGACGGGGTGGTCGAGTCGCTGGCCCCGCTGCTCACCCGCCCGGCGGTGATCTTCGGGAAGTCCACGGTGCCTGCGGGTACGGCGGCCCGATTGGGCACCCGGCTGCGGGAGCTGGCGCCCGCCGGTGAGCAGGCCGAACTCGCGTGGAATCCGGAATTCCTGAGGGAGGGGTTCGCGGTCGAGGACACGCTGCACCCAGACCGGATCGTGCTGGGCGTGGATCGCGACCGTCCGGGTAACGCGGAGGCTTGCGCGCGTGAGGTTTACGCGCCGTTGCTCGCGGAGAGCATCCCGTTCATGGTCACCGATTTGGCGACGGCCGAGTTGGTCAAGACGTCGGCGAATGCGTTTCTGGCCACGAAGATCTCGTTCATCAACGCCATCGCCGAGGTGTGCGAGGCCACCGGCGCGGACGTGTCGGTGCTGGCCGACGCAATCGGGTACGACGCCCGGATCGGGCGGCGGTTCCTCAACGCCGGCATCGGCTTCGGTGGCGGTTGTCTGCCGAAGGACATTCGCGCGTTCATCGCGATGGCCGGTGAGTTGGGGGCCGGCCAGGCGTTCGCGCTGCTGCGCGAGGTGGACAGCATCAACATGCGGCGGCGCAACAAGGTGGTGGAGTTGGCCCGGGAGGCTTCGGGCGGCTCCTTCATCGGGACGCGGGTGGCGGTGCTGGGCGCGGCGTTCAAACCGGATTCCGACGACGTCCGGGATTCACCGGCGTTGAACATCGCCGGGCAGATGCAGCTCCAAGGCGCGGCGGTGAGCGTGTACGACCCCGAGGCGATGCAGAACGCGCGGCAGTTGTTCCCGACACTGCAGTACGCGTCGAGCATTCAAGAGGCATGTGCGGGCGCCGACATGACGATGATCCTGACCGAGTGGAAGCAGTTCGTGGCCATGGATCCCGACGAACTCGGCGGCCTCGTGCGACGACGCGCCATCATCGACGGCCGCAATTGCCTCAGCCCGCAGTTGTGGCGCGACGCCGGCTGGACATACCGGGGGATCGGTCGGCCGTAA
- a CDS encoding DEAD/DEAH box helicase, with protein MTVTIDAAETSAADLSAYLPLLARLRNGARLQPDWSALVDDAVQVWARPGFDTFLALPRLRFEPFDYQLQAARTVLRRMRGRGILADEVGLGKTIEAGLVLSELRMRGLADRVLVVVPAGLVDQWRDELERKFGLPTAIARSGSAPGRETGIDRPVLIASLAAARRDPLLGRLTGTDWDLVIFDEAHRLRSPRSASGRLARRLRARYLLMLTATPVENKLSDLYQLVSLVAPGLFGTPAQFRAKHGAASVESKPRNLEELQARTREVMVRHRRSEVAVMLPPRLAETTLVAPGIDEAGLYADIVRRVRAAATDSGRTRLALRGLTRLAGSSPAAAAPTLAKLGWDDLAERARAIPEPDKVRVLVELLRRHVTAGEKVLVFTGFRQTLDVLAGAVERAGLSAAVYHGSLTRAQKEAAIGQFRADTPVLLSTESAGEGRNLQFCHVMVNFDLPWNPMQIEQRLGRLHRVGQEQDVTLTNLVCRGTIEQRVMHVLEAKINLFELVVGELDMILGRVDDDFDFETEVFDAFVDAVDDDEFERRLDALGNALAEARRGYLKSREGVDVLVGEPS; from the coding sequence GTGACCGTCACCATCGACGCCGCCGAGACGTCGGCAGCCGACTTGTCCGCCTACCTGCCGTTGCTCGCGCGGTTGCGCAATGGCGCACGGCTGCAACCGGATTGGTCCGCGCTGGTGGACGACGCCGTTCAGGTCTGGGCACGGCCGGGATTCGACACCTTCCTTGCGCTACCGCGGTTGCGGTTCGAACCGTTCGACTATCAGCTGCAGGCCGCGCGGACCGTGCTGCGGCGGATGCGTGGACGAGGCATCCTGGCCGATGAGGTGGGCCTCGGCAAGACGATCGAGGCCGGGTTGGTGCTGTCCGAGCTACGCATGCGCGGGCTCGCCGACCGTGTGCTGGTGGTCGTTCCGGCGGGGCTTGTCGACCAATGGCGCGACGAGCTCGAACGGAAGTTCGGGTTGCCGACCGCAATCGCCCGATCAGGTTCGGCACCCGGGCGTGAAACCGGGATAGACCGGCCGGTCCTTATCGCCTCGCTTGCCGCCGCTCGGCGCGATCCGTTGCTGGGCCGGCTGACCGGCACCGACTGGGACCTGGTGATCTTCGACGAGGCGCACCGGCTCCGTAGCCCTCGAAGCGCGTCGGGCAGGCTCGCACGCAGGCTTCGCGCCCGCTATCTGCTGATGCTGACCGCAACGCCGGTGGAGAACAAGTTGTCGGACCTGTACCAGCTGGTCAGTCTCGTCGCGCCCGGACTGTTCGGCACACCTGCGCAGTTCCGCGCCAAACATGGTGCCGCGTCGGTGGAGTCGAAACCGCGCAACCTCGAGGAGCTGCAGGCACGCACGCGGGAGGTGATGGTGCGGCATCGCCGCAGCGAGGTCGCCGTGATGCTGCCGCCGCGCCTCGCCGAGACCACTTTGGTGGCGCCCGGCATCGACGAGGCCGGTCTCTATGCCGACATCGTCCGGCGAGTCAGGGCTGCGGCGACCGACTCCGGACGCACCCGGTTGGCCCTGCGCGGCCTGACTCGGCTGGCCGGCTCCAGCCCCGCGGCCGCCGCGCCGACGCTGGCGAAACTCGGCTGGGACGACCTCGCCGAACGCGCCCGAGCCATCCCGGAACCGGACAAGGTTCGGGTGCTGGTCGAACTCCTTCGGCGCCACGTCACCGCAGGGGAGAAGGTCTTGGTATTCACCGGGTTTCGGCAGACACTGGATGTGCTCGCCGGAGCGGTCGAGCGCGCCGGGCTGTCGGCGGCGGTGTATCACGGCAGCCTCACCCGCGCGCAGAAGGAGGCGGCGATCGGACAGTTCCGCGCTGACACGCCGGTCCTGCTCTCGACAGAGTCGGCGGGTGAGGGTCGTAACCTCCAGTTCTGCCACGTGATGGTGAACTTCGACCTGCCATGGAACCCGATGCAGATCGAGCAACGGCTGGGCCGGCTTCACCGGGTCGGCCAGGAACAAGACGTGACGCTGACCAACCTGGTCTGCCGGGGGACCATCGAACAACGGGTCATGCACGTGCTGGAGGCAAAGATCAATCTGTTCGAACTGGTCGTCGGTGAACTTGACATGATCCTCGGGCGGGTCGACGACGACTTCGATTTCGAGACCGAGGTTTTCGACGCGTTCGTCGACGCCGTCGACGACGACGAGTTCGAGCGACGGCTCGACGCCTTGGGCAACGCGCTCGCCGAGGCCAGACGCGGCTATCTGAAAAGTAGGGAAGGCGTCGACGTTCTCGTGGGGGAGCCATCGTGA